The window ACCCGACGCGGGGTGGAGCAGCCCGGTAGCTCGTCAGGCTCATAACCTGAAGGTCGTAGGTTCAAATCCTACCCCCGCAACCACTTTTGTTATAACTCGCTAGAAATCCAGATCTGACCAGGGCCTCACAAGCTTAACCGTTTGTGGGGCCTTACTTTTTGTCCCTCGAGTTCGCAACCGGCTCGGCGGTCGACGACCCCAGCCTGCCGGAACCCATCAGCGCCGCCCTGTTCCAGTCCGAGGACGGGAACGAGGCGCAGCTCGTGTGGAGCCGGAGGAAGGCG of the Tistrella bauzanensis genome contains:
- a CDS encoding DUF736 family protein, whose translation is MGPYFLSLEFATGSAVDDPSLPEPISAALFQSEDGNEAQLVWSRRKADGTAK